In Thermococcus sp., one genomic interval encodes:
- a CDS encoding FAD-dependent oxidoreductase gives MKPRAVVIGSGIGGLLTASFLAKNGYQVTVIEKAPYTGGRFTNLNYRGFGLSTGAFHMLPHGEDGPLAHLLKLLNANVQIVNSNPKGMIFYNGRTFHYRDGWKYLSFTEKARATKLL, from the coding sequence ATGAAGCCCAGGGCAGTTGTAATAGGCTCCGGAATCGGCGGCCTTCTGACGGCCTCGTTCCTGGCCAAAAACGGCTACCAAGTTACCGTCATTGAAAAAGCCCCCTACACCGGCGGTCGCTTCACCAATCTAAACTACAGGGGCTTCGGCCTCTCTACTGGAGCGTTCCACATGCTCCCCCACGGGGAGGACGGGCCTTTAGCGCACCTCCTTAAGCTCCTCAACGCAAACGTTCAAATCGTCAACTCAAACCCAAAGGGCATGATTTTCTACAACGGGAGAACCTTCCACTACCGCGATGGCTGGAAGTACCTGAGCTTCACCGAGAAGGCAAGGGCTACAAAGCTCCT
- a CDS encoding radical SAM protein: MERNKIKLSRYTLAVPYQGRVILFNTLSRSLVAISEEAWNRLNNSINNANVSIDDGTLNDQLIKELTTLGFLIPFELDEKELMRTHVNILKYTPTHMGMFVNLTPRCNLACPYCYQDLRKALDNSQDLTIASWNRIMKLINKRTNILRNINVVFFGGEPMLNYDTLKVAVRDLDSLREIGIKTSMSIITNGTLFSKQRAQELAPYISSVQITLDGMKETHNKMRPYPDGRGTFDIILKNIIDNIDQYKKRIILRSNINENNITSVKSLLHYLKEEYGLHKLLRGVGFEYIFPTQISIHVGESYKLSQHISKLLIEIYSYAVDLGYSIGNPLILGPCMANHAFSFAVDEQLNVYKCPGFLYSNPDGYIDKEGNLIITNSRWYSLINFEPPCALNCKFGPVCYGGCRWMASASKSKISCNIEHLQNYSEFLTLYVKSRYKKLLEGQE, encoded by the coding sequence ATGGAACGGAATAAAATTAAACTTTCAAGGTATACTCTCGCTGTTCCATATCAGGGACGTGTGATACTCTTTAATACCCTTTCACGCTCTCTAGTTGCCATCTCAGAAGAAGCTTGGAACAGACTCAATAATAGTATCAACAACGCTAACGTTAGTATTGACGATGGAACGCTTAATGATCAGCTAATTAAAGAACTAACCACCCTAGGATTTTTGATACCCTTTGAATTAGATGAAAAAGAGCTAATGAGAACCCATGTGAATATTCTAAAATATACACCAACACATATGGGAATGTTTGTGAACTTAACCCCAAGATGTAATCTCGCTTGTCCTTATTGCTATCAGGACTTAAGAAAAGCTTTAGATAATAGTCAAGATTTAACAATTGCTAGCTGGAATAGAATAATGAAACTAATAAACAAGCGGACAAACATTCTTAGAAATATCAACGTTGTATTCTTCGGAGGAGAACCCATGTTGAATTATGATACTCTAAAAGTGGCAGTAAGAGATTTAGATTCTTTAAGGGAAATTGGCATTAAAACTTCCATGTCCATAATAACCAACGGAACATTATTTTCTAAGCAAAGAGCCCAAGAGCTGGCACCTTATATTAGCTCGGTTCAGATTACTCTGGACGGAATGAAAGAGACCCATAATAAGATGCGACCATATCCTGATGGACGTGGAACATTTGACATTATTCTAAAAAATATCATAGATAATATTGATCAATACAAGAAGAGAATCATATTGAGATCAAATATAAATGAGAACAATATCACCAGTGTTAAGTCCTTATTACACTATCTAAAAGAGGAATACGGGCTCCACAAGTTATTAAGAGGAGTTGGTTTTGAATACATATTCCCAACACAAATATCAATACATGTAGGTGAAAGTTATAAATTGAGCCAACATATTTCAAAATTACTAATTGAAATTTATTCCTATGCTGTAGATTTGGGATATTCCATTGGAAATCCCCTAATACTTGGCCCATGTATGGCAAACCATGCCTTTAGTTTTGCAGTAGATGAACAACTAAATGTTTACAAATGTCCGGGCTTTCTATATTCAAATCCAGATGGATACATTGACAAAGAAGGCAACCTCATCATTACGAATTCTAGATGGTATTCTTTAATAAACTTTGAGCCACCATGTGCTCTCAATTGTAAATTTGGTCCAGTATGCTACGGAGGGTGCAGATGGATGGCTAGCGCATCAAAGTCCAAAATTTCCTGTAACATAGAGCACCTACAGAATTATAGCGAATTTTTAACACTCTATGTTAAGTCAAGATACAAAAAACTTCTGGAGGGCCAAGAATGA
- a CDS encoding ABC transporter ATP-binding protein, translated as MNVIEIENLTKIYPDGTKANDGISISVRKNEIVGIIGPNGAGKTTLIRQLLGLLKPTEGSIRVMGKNILKKPGVIKETLAYVPQYPLSFPSLTVEEVLEYVIRMRDGNVSPTERRKKISEVLKLLGLERASRFFGYQLSGGMKKSLLLAMALVQELPLLVLDEPTSMVDIVTKHRLWEVIRNSNREGILLASHDMNEVKALCDRVYLILQGKVVASGTPGEIASMVKMPTEVRLIPEREIPPGVLPKEHRKRGDLYELTFNTLEDALKTVDVIVKSVGVSYLEIESPSFENLVINLIGRNAE; from the coding sequence ATGAACGTGATTGAGATTGAAAACCTAACCAAGATATACCCGGACGGCACAAAGGCCAACGACGGAATTTCAATCAGCGTTAGAAAAAACGAAATCGTCGGGATTATAGGCCCCAACGGCGCGGGAAAGACCACTTTGATAAGACAGCTTTTGGGACTTCTGAAGCCAACGGAGGGCTCGATTAGAGTAATGGGAAAGAACATCCTCAAAAAGCCGGGTGTAATAAAGGAAACCCTTGCCTACGTGCCCCAGTATCCTCTAAGCTTTCCGTCGCTAACGGTCGAGGAGGTATTGGAGTACGTCATCAGAATGCGGGACGGAAACGTTTCGCCAACGGAGAGGAGAAAGAAAATATCAGAGGTTTTAAAACTCCTCGGTCTTGAGAGGGCTTCAAGGTTCTTCGGATACCAGCTGTCCGGTGGAATGAAAAAGTCTCTCCTGCTGGCAATGGCCCTCGTTCAGGAGCTTCCACTTCTCGTTCTCGACGAGCCCACGAGCATGGTGGACATCGTTACAAAGCACCGTCTGTGGGAGGTGATAAGAAACTCAAACCGCGAGGGAATTCTCCTCGCAAGTCATGATATGAACGAAGTGAAGGCCCTCTGTGACAGGGTGTACCTTATCCTCCAAGGGAAGGTGGTGGCTTCAGGAACCCCTGGGGAGATAGCCTCTATGGTTAAGATGCCCACCGAGGTTCGCCTGATACCAGAGAGGGAGATACCTCCGGGCGTTCTGCCCAAGGAGCACAGGAAACGCGGAGACCTCTACGAATTGACCTTCAATACGCTCGAAGATGCCCTGAAGACCGTTGACGTCATCGTCAAAAGTGTCGGTGTGTCTTACCTCGAAATCGAGTCCCCATCGTTCGAGAACCTCGTTATAAACCTCATAGGGAGGAATGCCGAATGA
- the gor gene encoding glyceraldehyde-3-phosphate:ferredoxin oxidoreductase — translation MKFMVMHIDLNEGKVDSEEMEREGIHGVIDYGLEIHEKLGTQDIDPYDPKNVTIMGMGPFAGSILPGSHRLMFFFRSPLYGTLFPSAMGGAAYVFKNVGVDFVTFEGKAKKPVIVILYNDGENIQTELHELELERVLEIWRGYEGEEGVYALTQYLIDAFGKNLDFEYRVAVVGPAALNTNYGGIFSQALRKGERLVGSEDWAARGGSGSVLLRAHNVVGIIFGGKPRKRTFPSEDIGNFKTSKDIVEGVHKKPYNEIISEKTTKYRFNPKLSTGGTFGGNYPAEGDFVPILNWRMPYIEKEERIKIHENIMKHYWEPFNEEAIKPKNWTTCGEPCPVVCKKHRRGHHVEYEPYEANGPLSGSISLRASDISVHAADAMGFDAIEFGGTAAWVLELVHRGLMKPEEVGISGKPEFTKEALLERPVEASEVNAKLVAELAHRVAFAENEIARIIGLGKRKASVILDERFKDRLKYGESFKDYGVFVPLGENGEMTPTMYWAIGNYIPLPIQGRYWTFYQFGVFLEPEELAQKIIASALWEFWYDNLGWCRFHRGWMKPVLKALFMEAYGENVDMEEHARRQLKRLIEYAMKAGYMPVFWDSMRVIDLVAAGSEEFGNEKWAEKFRIDKVGTAKEYLSRVLETYSEILGVEWRL, via the coding sequence ATGAAGTTCATGGTCATGCATATCGATCTGAACGAGGGGAAAGTGGATAGCGAGGAGATGGAGAGAGAAGGGATCCACGGGGTCATCGACTACGGCCTGGAAATCCATGAGAAGCTTGGTACACAGGATATCGACCCCTATGATCCAAAGAACGTCACGATAATGGGAATGGGTCCCTTTGCCGGCTCGATTCTCCCAGGTTCACACAGACTCATGTTCTTCTTCCGCTCACCGCTCTATGGCACCCTCTTCCCCTCGGCAATGGGCGGTGCCGCCTACGTCTTTAAGAACGTCGGCGTTGACTTCGTTACATTTGAGGGGAAGGCCAAAAAACCGGTCATTGTTATCCTCTACAACGATGGCGAGAACATTCAAACAGAACTCCATGAGCTGGAACTCGAAAGGGTTCTTGAGATCTGGAGGGGCTACGAGGGGGAGGAAGGCGTCTACGCGCTTACCCAGTACCTCATCGATGCCTTTGGGAAGAACCTCGACTTTGAGTACCGCGTAGCCGTCGTTGGACCGGCCGCCCTCAACACCAACTACGGCGGCATCTTTTCCCAGGCCCTTCGGAAAGGCGAGAGACTCGTAGGCAGTGAGGACTGGGCAGCAAGGGGCGGATCTGGAAGCGTTCTGCTTAGAGCACACAACGTCGTCGGAATAATCTTCGGCGGAAAGCCGAGGAAGAGGACCTTCCCAAGTGAGGACATCGGCAACTTTAAGACCTCCAAGGATATCGTCGAAGGCGTCCACAAGAAGCCCTACAACGAGATAATAAGCGAGAAGACCACCAAGTACCGCTTCAACCCCAAGCTCAGCACCGGTGGAACCTTCGGTGGCAACTACCCGGCCGAGGGCGACTTCGTTCCAATACTGAACTGGAGGATGCCGTACATCGAAAAGGAAGAGCGCATAAAAATCCATGAGAACATAATGAAGCACTACTGGGAGCCCTTCAACGAGGAGGCCATAAAGCCCAAGAACTGGACGACGTGTGGCGAGCCCTGTCCGGTTGTGTGTAAGAAGCACCGCCGCGGCCACCACGTCGAGTACGAGCCCTACGAGGCCAACGGGCCGCTGAGCGGGAGCATAAGCCTGAGAGCCAGCGACATAAGTGTCCACGCCGCCGATGCTATGGGATTCGACGCGATAGAGTTCGGTGGAACAGCCGCATGGGTGCTTGAGCTAGTTCACCGCGGTCTGATGAAGCCGGAGGAAGTGGGCATAAGTGGAAAGCCGGAGTTCACCAAAGAGGCCCTTCTTGAGAGACCAGTAGAGGCGAGCGAGGTCAACGCCAAACTCGTGGCAGAGCTGGCCCACCGCGTTGCCTTTGCCGAGAACGAGATAGCAAGGATAATCGGCCTCGGAAAGAGGAAGGCCAGCGTTATACTCGACGAGAGGTTCAAGGACAGGTTGAAGTACGGTGAGAGCTTCAAGGATTACGGCGTCTTCGTTCCGCTCGGCGAGAACGGAGAGATGACGCCGACGATGTACTGGGCGATAGGCAACTACATACCGCTCCCGATTCAGGGTCGTTACTGGACCTTCTACCAGTTCGGCGTCTTCCTTGAGCCGGAGGAGCTCGCTCAGAAGATAATCGCCTCGGCCCTCTGGGAGTTCTGGTACGACAACCTCGGCTGGTGCCGCTTCCACAGGGGCTGGATGAAGCCCGTCCTAAAGGCGCTCTTCATGGAGGCCTACGGCGAGAACGTTGACATGGAGGAGCATGCGAGGAGACAGCTCAAGAGGCTCATCGAGTACGCGATGAAGGCAGGGTATATGCCCGTCTTCTGGGACAGCATGCGTGTCATAGACCTTGTTGCGGCAGGAAGCGAGGAGTTTGGAAACGAGAAGTGGGCCGAAAAGTTCAGGATAGATAAGGTTGGCACGGCCAAGGAGTACCTGAGCAGGGTTTTGGAAACTTACAGCGAGATTCTTGGAGTGGAGTGGAGATTATAA
- the fbp gene encoding fructose-1,6-bisphosphate aldolase/phosphatase, with protein sequence MAGDKITISVIKADIGGWPGHSRVHPQLVETAEEVLSKAAKEATIIDFYVATCGDDLQLIMTHRKGVDSSEIHGLAWKTFEEATKVAKGLGLYGAGQDLLKDAFSGNIRGMGPGIAEMEITVRKSEPIVTFHMDKTEPGAFNLPIFRMFADPFNTAGLVIDPNMHMGFRFEVWDIKEHKRVILSTPEELYDLLALIGAKSRYVIKRVFPKEGHKIPKDEPVAVISTEKLYEIAGEYVGKDDPVAIVRAQSGLPALGEVLEPFAFPHLVSGWMRGSHNGPIMPVPMRQANPTRFDGPPRVVALGWQISPEGKLVGPVDLFDDPAFDGARQKAIEIAEYMRRHGPFEPHRLPMEDMEYTTLPGVLQRLEGRFKEIE encoded by the coding sequence ATGGCTGGAGATAAGATTACTATCAGTGTTATCAAGGCGGACATCGGCGGATGGCCAGGGCACTCCAGGGTGCACCCCCAGCTCGTCGAGACGGCAGAGGAAGTTCTCTCAAAAGCCGCGAAAGAGGCTACGATAATCGACTTCTACGTCGCTACCTGCGGCGACGACCTTCAGCTCATCATGACCCACAGGAAGGGCGTCGACAGCTCAGAGATACATGGTCTCGCCTGGAAGACCTTTGAGGAGGCCACGAAGGTCGCCAAGGGGCTCGGGCTCTATGGAGCTGGCCAGGACCTTCTGAAAGACGCATTCAGCGGCAACATAAGGGGAATGGGCCCGGGGATAGCCGAGATGGAGATCACAGTGAGAAAGAGCGAGCCGATAGTGACCTTCCACATGGACAAGACCGAGCCCGGGGCTTTTAACCTCCCGATATTCAGGATGTTCGCGGATCCCTTCAACACAGCCGGACTGGTCATTGACCCCAACATGCACATGGGCTTCCGCTTTGAGGTCTGGGATATAAAGGAGCACAAGCGTGTTATCCTCAGCACTCCCGAGGAGCTCTACGACCTCCTCGCCCTCATCGGAGCCAAGAGTCGCTACGTCATCAAGAGGGTCTTCCCCAAAGAGGGACACAAAATCCCGAAGGACGAGCCGGTCGCCGTCATAAGCACCGAGAAGCTCTACGAGATAGCCGGCGAGTACGTTGGAAAGGACGACCCGGTGGCCATCGTCAGGGCCCAGAGCGGCCTCCCGGCCCTCGGAGAGGTTCTTGAGCCCTTCGCATTCCCTCACCTTGTCAGCGGCTGGATGAGGGGTTCACACAACGGCCCCATAATGCCCGTGCCTATGCGCCAAGCCAACCCGACCCGTTTTGATGGCCCGCCAAGGGTCGTTGCCCTCGGCTGGCAGATAAGCCCCGAAGGAAAGCTCGTCGGCCCGGTTGACCTCTTCGACGACCCGGCCTTCGACGGGGCCAGGCAGAAGGCCATCGAGATAGCCGAGTACATGCGCAGACACGGTCCGTTCGAACCCCACAGGCTCCCGATGGAAGACATGGAGTACACCACCCTTCCGGGAGTCCTCCAGAGACTTGAGGGCAGGTTTAAGGAAATTGAGTGA
- the lrpA gene encoding HTH-type transcriptional regulator LrpA: MLDERDKIIIEMLTKDARTPFTEIAKVLGISETAVRKRVSALEKAGVIRQYTIVVNPSKLGYNLVSLTGVDTLPEKIFEVAEKLKEFEFIKDVYLTSGDHMIMAEVWARDGEDLSDIISNRIGHIDGVTKVCPAIILEKLK; this comes from the coding sequence ATGCTCGACGAAAGGGATAAGATCATAATCGAGATGTTAACGAAGGATGCCCGCACACCCTTCACAGAGATAGCCAAGGTCCTGGGCATAAGCGAGACCGCTGTTAGAAAAAGGGTGAGCGCCCTGGAGAAGGCGGGGGTAATAAGGCAGTACACCATCGTGGTAAACCCCTCAAAGCTGGGGTACAACCTGGTGAGTCTCACAGGGGTGGACACCCTACCGGAGAAGATATTCGAGGTTGCCGAGAAGCTCAAGGAGTTCGAATTCATAAAGGACGTTTACCTCACCAGCGGGGACCACATGATAATGGCAGAAGTCTGGGCTAGGGACGGGGAGGACCTCTCGGACATCATATCGAACAGAATAGGGCACATCGATGGCGTCACGAAGGTTTGCCCTGCGATAATACTGGAGAAGCTCAAGTGA